One window of the Eucalyptus grandis isolate ANBG69807.140 chromosome 8, ASM1654582v1, whole genome shotgun sequence genome contains the following:
- the LOC104416335 gene encoding nudix hydrolase 7 isoform X1, with protein sequence MFSLRRFFSSISCVSCISFISFMSASSPSDASRKETDGSTGRVHVFSGKPDRFEGLTVEIKETMDAETFTSRLRTSIDDWKKQGKKGIWINLPIEHVNLVEPAVKEGFKYHHAEENYLMLKHWLAPEKSTIPIYASHRIGVGAFVMNDDGKVLVVQEKGGKRVWKLPTGVVNEGEDIWCGAVREVKEETGVDTEFVEVLCFRESHQSFFTKSDLLFLCVLRPKSTLIEKQEVEIEAAEWIPIEEYVQQYPPEKKDQFYEMAQICWEKAKGQGCPGFTHFKSKTGSGKPCYIYSNKPGKL encoded by the exons ATGTTCAGTCTTCGTCgttttttctcatcaatttcttGTGTAAGCtgcatatccttcatctcattCATGTCGGCCAGTTCACCATCGGATGCAAGCCGAAAGGAGACCGACGGTAGCACTGGTCGGGTTCATGTCTTCAGTGGAAAACCAGACAGGTTTGAAGGGCTAACGGTGGAAATCAAGGAGACCATGGACGCTGAGACATTCACTAGCCGCCTCAGAACTTCAATTGATGATTGGAAGAAACAG GGGAAGAAGGGCATCTGGATCAATTTGCCCATTGAACATGTCAACCTTGTTGAACCTGCAGTGAAG GAAGGATTCAAGTACCACCATGCTGAAGAAAATTACTTGATGCTGAAGCATTGGCTTGCTCCTGAGAAAAGTACCATCCCTATTTATGCCTCCCACAGGATTGGCGTGGGTGCTTTTGTCATGAATGATGATGGAAAG GTGCTTGTAGTCCAAGAGAAGGGTGGAAAGCGTGTATGGAAGCTCCCCACTGGAGTTGTTAACGAG GGCGAGGATATATGGTGTGGAGCTGTGAGAGAAGTAAAGGAAGAGACAGGA GTAGACACTGAATTTGTTGAGGTCCTCTGTTTCAG GGAAAGCCACCAATCATTCTTCACAAAATCAGATTTGCTCTTCCTGTGCGTGCTTCGGCCTAAATCAACTTTAATCGAGAAACAGGAAGTAGAGATCGAGGCGGCTGAG TGGATCCCGATCGAGGAGTATGTACAGCAGTATCCTCCCGAGAAAAAGGACCAGTTCTATGAGATGGCACAGATATGCTGGGAGAAGGCAAAGGGCCAGGGCTGTCCCGGTTTCACACACTTTAAGAGCAAAACGGGTAGCGGAAAGCCTTGTTACATATACTCGAACAAGCCTGGAAAGCTGTAG
- the LOC104416335 gene encoding nudix hydrolase 7 isoform X2, whose protein sequence is MDAETFTSRLRTSIDDWKKQGKKGIWINLPIEHVNLVEPAVKEGFKYHHAEENYLMLKHWLAPEKSTIPIYASHRIGVGAFVMNDDGKVLVVQEKGGKRVWKLPTGVVNEGEDIWCGAVREVKEETGVDTEFVEVLCFRESHQSFFTKSDLLFLCVLRPKSTLIEKQEVEIEAAEWIPIEEYVQQYPPEKKDQFYEMAQICWEKAKGQGCPGFTHFKSKTGSGKPCYIYSNKPGKL, encoded by the exons ATGGACGCTGAGACATTCACTAGCCGCCTCAGAACTTCAATTGATGATTGGAAGAAACAG GGGAAGAAGGGCATCTGGATCAATTTGCCCATTGAACATGTCAACCTTGTTGAACCTGCAGTGAAG GAAGGATTCAAGTACCACCATGCTGAAGAAAATTACTTGATGCTGAAGCATTGGCTTGCTCCTGAGAAAAGTACCATCCCTATTTATGCCTCCCACAGGATTGGCGTGGGTGCTTTTGTCATGAATGATGATGGAAAG GTGCTTGTAGTCCAAGAGAAGGGTGGAAAGCGTGTATGGAAGCTCCCCACTGGAGTTGTTAACGAG GGCGAGGATATATGGTGTGGAGCTGTGAGAGAAGTAAAGGAAGAGACAGGA GTAGACACTGAATTTGTTGAGGTCCTCTGTTTCAG GGAAAGCCACCAATCATTCTTCACAAAATCAGATTTGCTCTTCCTGTGCGTGCTTCGGCCTAAATCAACTTTAATCGAGAAACAGGAAGTAGAGATCGAGGCGGCTGAG TGGATCCCGATCGAGGAGTATGTACAGCAGTATCCTCCCGAGAAAAAGGACCAGTTCTATGAGATGGCACAGATATGCTGGGAGAAGGCAAAGGGCCAGGGCTGTCCCGGTTTCACACACTTTAAGAGCAAAACGGGTAGCGGAAAGCCTTGTTACATATACTCGAACAAGCCTGGAAAGCTGTAG
- the LOC120287628 gene encoding nudix hydrolase 7-like codes for MVLSKTSSESDVSVHSTFASFNVRSSLPRFKMPFPQSDTKSIGASSGLRQGMAGNDDGGIQQIQLPGWREHASGGVTVVMKERMDAGVFARWLRASISTWKQQGKKLLWIKLLTEYSHLFGIVLEEGFRYHHSEVSYMVFAPWLPVTPNLIPVNACHGVRAIAFVLNDEREVLVVPENSGRFKGTRKLPTGVVNEDEDICHAVVRVAKEETGVSNEFYVVSKS; via the exons ATGGTACTCTCCAAAACCTCCTCCGAGTCCGACGTCTCCGTCCACTCGACCTTCGCGTCTTTCAATGTCCGGAGCTCGCTCCCGAG GTTTAAGATGCCATTTCCCCAGTCAGATACAAAGTCCATCGGTGCATCATCAGGTTTGAGGCAAGGCATGGCTGGAAATGACGATGGTGGGATCCAGCAGATTCAACTGCCCGGTTGGCGTGAGCATGCATCTGGAGGAGTCACTGTGGTGATGAAGGAGCGTATGGATGCTGGCGTCTTTGCCCGTTGGCTCCGAGCTTCAATATCAACCTGGAAACAACAG GGGAAGAAGCTTCTCTGGATCAAATTGCTCACTGAATATTCGCATCTTTTCGGTATTGTATTGGAG GAAGGATTTAGGTACCACCATTCTGAAGTGAGTTACATGGTGTTTGCCCCCTGGCTTCCTGTGACCCCCAATCTTATTCCTGTGAATGCTTGCCATGGGGTGCGCGCTATTGCTTTTGTCTTGAATGATGAAAGAGAG GTGCTTGTTGTCCCAGAGAATAGTGGAAGGTTCAAAGGTACGCGGAAGCTCCCTACTGGAGTTGTGAATGAG GATGAAGATATATGTCATGCAGTTGTCAGAGTAGCAAAGGAAGAGACAGGAGTAAGTAATGAGTTTTATGTTGTGTCGAAAAGCTAA